The Candidatus Eremiobacteraceae bacterium DNA window GCGTTCGTCGGCCCGAGCGGCGCGGGCAAGACGACGATCATGCAATTGTTGCCGCGTTTTTACGATCCGCAAGGTGGTCGCGTGCTGCTCGACGGCTACGACGTGCGCGATTTGCGGCTCGATTCGCTGCGCCGCAACATCGGCATCGTCACTCAGGAGACGTACCTATTCCACGCGAGCATCGCCGAGAATCTACGCTACGGGAATCCCGATGCGACCGATGACGAGCTGGTCGCCGCCTGCAAGGCCGCGAACATTTATGAATTGGTCGCAAGCCTGCCGGACGGTTTGCAGACGATCGTCGGCGAGCGCGGCCACAAGCTGTCCGGCGGCGAGCGCCAGCGCATCGCAATAGCGCGCGTGCTGCTGAAGGATCCACGCGTCTTGATCCTCGACGAGGCGACGAGTTCGCTCGACTCGACGTCCGAACGCCTCATCAAAGAAGCGCTCGTACCCCTGATGCGCGGCCGTACCAATCTGGTGGTGGCTCACCGCCTGTCGACGGTGTTGCGCGCTGACGTCATCAACGTGGTCGACGGGGGACGAATCGTCGAAGCAGGGACGCACGCCGAACTAATAGAGCGCGGCGGATTGTACGCCGCGCTCTACAGCGCTCAGTTCTTCGTCAC harbors:
- a CDS encoding ATP-binding cassette domain-containing protein → DAIDIGVARGDIAFEDVRFAYIPDRWALDGVSFHARPGELVAFVGPSGAGKTTIMQLLPRFYDPQGGRVLLDGYDVRDLRLDSLRRNIGIVTQETYLFHASIAENLRYGNPDATDDELVAACKAANIYELVASLPDGLQTIVGERGHKLSGGERQRIAIARVLLKDPRVLILDEATSSLDSTSERLIKEALVPLMRGRTNLVVAHRLSTVLRADVINVVDGGRIVEAGTHAELIERGGLYAALYSAQFFVTEETVEQPVPL